A section of the Rhizomicrobium sp. genome encodes:
- a CDS encoding MFS transporter yields MASNEPGDSPAAKPAGRYRWYVLAVLTAALALSLLDRQILTILAGPIKADLGLSDAEIGLLYGTTFAVFYSLFGIPLGRVSDVWLRGRLMALGLIGWSAMTMFSGFAANLTQLVIARMGVGVGEATANSATYSLLSDYFPKEQRATAIALYSCGVSFGLGGSLWFGGSIVDLWQGWFGAGGAPLGLKAWQAAFVIVGLPGFLVAALLWFVREPQRGLADGLVQTETRKPFPVFLSELLAILPPLTLVNLIVHKATRRVWAVHLLVLAAIVLCAAGLIVFTNGIVPAAKRHVLFDIGGFQITGHTVQWTALGIGLYGVFSWAQTLRLRDAPAYALIFRSPAMLGLMGAASLNMVLNYGLTSWAPFYAVTTYKLSLARVGFEMGVVAASAGLIGTYLGGVLADWARRRSPRGRLYVSLVSMIGSVPIAPFMFSAPTLEIMLAWWLVLGTIVTAWIAGMAAATQELVLPRMRGTAAAALTLGMSMFGLGLGPYSVGLVSDATGDLHFAILSVYAVIPFLILCMLLAIRHVGATEANLVARARAAGESIEP; encoded by the coding sequence ATGGCGTCCAACGAGCCGGGCGATAGTCCGGCGGCGAAGCCCGCCGGCCGGTACCGCTGGTATGTGCTGGCCGTCCTGACGGCGGCGCTGGCGCTCAGCCTGCTCGACCGGCAGATCCTCACCATCCTGGCCGGACCCATCAAGGCGGATCTGGGGCTCTCCGACGCGGAGATCGGCCTTCTCTACGGCACGACTTTCGCGGTGTTCTATTCGCTGTTCGGCATCCCACTGGGCCGGGTCTCGGATGTGTGGCTGCGCGGAAGGCTGATGGCGCTGGGCCTCATCGGCTGGTCGGCGATGACCATGTTCAGCGGCTTCGCCGCCAACCTCACCCAGCTCGTCATCGCGCGCATGGGCGTGGGCGTCGGCGAGGCGACCGCCAATTCGGCGACCTATTCGCTGCTCTCCGACTATTTCCCCAAGGAGCAGCGCGCCACCGCCATCGCGCTCTATTCCTGCGGCGTCTCCTTCGGCCTCGGCGGCTCGCTGTGGTTCGGCGGCAGCATCGTCGATCTGTGGCAGGGCTGGTTCGGCGCCGGCGGCGCGCCGCTCGGCCTGAAGGCCTGGCAGGCGGCCTTCGTCATCGTCGGCTTGCCCGGCTTCCTCGTCGCCGCGCTTCTGTGGTTCGTGCGCGAACCCCAGCGCGGCCTCGCCGACGGCCTGGTCCAGACCGAAACCCGAAAGCCGTTCCCGGTCTTCCTGTCCGAACTTCTCGCCATCCTGCCGCCGCTGACGCTGGTAAACCTCATCGTCCACAAGGCGACGCGCCGCGTCTGGGCCGTGCATCTGCTCGTGCTCGCCGCGATCGTCCTCTGCGCCGCAGGGCTCATCGTCTTCACCAACGGCATCGTGCCCGCCGCCAAGCGCCATGTGCTGTTCGATATCGGCGGCTTTCAGATCACCGGCCACACCGTGCAATGGACCGCGCTCGGCATCGGGCTCTACGGCGTGTTCTCCTGGGCCCAGACGCTTAGGCTCCGCGACGCGCCGGCCTACGCGCTGATCTTCCGATCCCCCGCCATGCTCGGCCTGATGGGGGCGGCCTCGCTCAACATGGTACTCAATTACGGCCTGACGTCCTGGGCGCCGTTCTACGCGGTCACGACCTACAAGCTGTCGCTCGCCCGCGTCGGCTTCGAGATGGGCGTCGTCGCGGCCTCGGCCGGGCTGATCGGCACCTACCTCGGCGGCGTGCTCGCCGATTGGGCGCGCCGCCGCTCGCCGCGCGGCCGGCTCTATGTCTCGCTCGTCAGCATGATCGGCTCGGTGCCGATCGCGCCCTTCATGTTCTCCGCGCCGACGCTGGAGATCATGCTGGCCTGGTGGCTGGTGCTGGGCACCATCGTCACCGCCTGGATCGCCGGCATGGCGGCGGCGACGCAGGAGCTGGTCCTGCCGCGCATGCGCGGCACCGCGGCGGCGGCGCTGACCCTCGGCATGTCGATGTTCGGCCTCGGCCTCGGGCCCTATTCGGTCGGCTTGGTCAGCGACGCGACCGGCGATCTGCATTTCGCGATCCTCAGCGTCTACGCCGTGATCCCGTTCCTGATCCTCTGCATGCTGCTGGCGATCCGCCATGTCGGCGCCACCGAGGCCAATCTCGTCGCGCGCGCCCGCGCCGCCGGCGAGTCGATCGAGCCCTAG
- a CDS encoding IS630 family transposase (programmed frameshift), translated as MAIKILRSEHSASDLRREAAKTRHADQARRLLALALVLEGTSRTDAATACGMDRQTLRDWVHRYNASGIDGLVDRKAPGPTPRLTEQQEAELVQIVEQGPDLANDGMVRWRRVDLRDVIAARFGVALHERTVGKVLDRLNFSHMSVRPRHPKADADAQEAFQKNFAQLVDRALPDAAKTKPVEIWFQDEARIGQKGSLTRMWARRGTRPTAPRDQRYKWAYLFGAVCPERACAAGLVLPCANTRAMTAHLKEISRAVRPGAHAVLVMDGAGYHEKAITHLPSNISLLTLPAYAPELNPVENVWQFLRQNHLANRVFKDYDAILDACCDAWRSFLRNPDNIASITQRSWAKCVNH; from the exons ATGGCGATCAAGATTTTGCGTTCGGAACACAGTGCTTCGGATTTGCGGCGGGAGGCGGCCAAGACGCGGCACGCCGATCAGGCTCGCCGGTTGCTGGCGCTGGCACTGGTGCTGGAAGGCACGTCTCGCACGGACGCGGCAACGGCGTGCGGCATGGATCGCCAGACGCTGCGCGACTGGGTGCATCGCTATAATGCGTCAGGCATCGATGGTCTTGTCGACCGCAAGGCTCCAGGCCCAACGCCCCGGCTGACGGAGCAGCAGGAGGCTGAACTTGTCCAGATTGTGGAGCAAGGTCCCGATCTTGCGAACGACGGTATGGTGCGCTGGCGCCGCGTCGATCTTCGCGACGTGATCGCCGCGCGCTTTGGCGTTGCGCTTCACGAGCGCACCGTGGGCAAGGTGCTGGATCGTCTCAACTTCAGCCATATGTCGGTTCGCCCGCGCCATCCCAAAGCAGACGCCGATGCCCAAGAGGCGT TTCAAAAAAACTTCGCGCAGCTTGTCGATCGCGCCTTGCCGGATGCCGCCAAAACCAAGCCGGTCGAGATCTGGTTCCAGGATGAAGCCCGGATCGGCCAGAAGGGAAGCTTGACCAGAATGTGGGCGCGGCGCGGGACACGCCCCACCGCGCCGCGCGATCAGCGCTACAAGTGGGCCTACCTCTTCGGCGCGGTCTGTCCCGAGCGCGCCTGTGCCGCCGGTCTGGTTCTTCCTTGCGCCAATACCAGGGCGATGACGGCGCACCTCAAGGAGATCAGCCGGGCCGTCAGGCCAGGCGCCCATGCTGTCCTGGTCATGGACGGCGCTGGCTATCACGAGAAAGCCATCACCCACCTGCCGTCCAACATCTCGCTGCTGACGTTGCCGGCATACGCCCCCGAACTCAACCCGGTCGAGAATGTCTGGCAGTTCCTGCGCCAGAACCATCTCGCAAACCGCGTCTTCAAAGACTACGACGCCATCCTCGATGCTTGTTGCGACGCTTGGCGAAGCTTCCTCAGAAACCCAGACAATATCGCCTCGATAACCCAAAGATCATGGGCCAAATGTGTCAACCACTGA
- a CDS encoding ZIP family metal transporter yields the protein MASLLIASAAFAATMLGGLVALRLKDRLHLILGFSAGAVVGVAFFDLMPEALRLAPADPGRTMVWVAAGFLFYLLLDRVALLHGHDDHNGHGGHGHAPPRGALGAATLVTHSMFDGLAVGFAFQVSATIGLAVAIAVVTHDFSDGINTMNVVLKNGGTRREGLRWLAADALAPAVGVGLTFLVHPAGPVFATVLAVFAGLFLYLGASDLVPESQHAHPKFLTTAMTLLGAALIYVANAVTG from the coding sequence ATGGCTTCATTGTTGATCGCATCGGCCGCTTTCGCGGCGACGATGCTGGGCGGCCTTGTCGCCCTGCGTCTCAAGGACCGGCTGCACCTGATCCTGGGCTTCAGCGCCGGCGCGGTCGTGGGCGTGGCGTTCTTCGACCTGATGCCCGAGGCCTTGCGCCTGGCGCCGGCCGATCCGGGACGAACGATGGTCTGGGTGGCGGCGGGGTTCCTGTTCTACCTGCTGCTGGACCGCGTCGCGCTGCTGCACGGCCATGACGACCACAACGGACATGGCGGCCATGGACACGCGCCGCCGCGCGGCGCGCTGGGCGCCGCCACGCTGGTGACGCACAGCATGTTCGACGGGCTGGCGGTCGGCTTCGCGTTCCAGGTGTCGGCGACGATCGGGCTGGCGGTGGCGATCGCGGTGGTGACGCATGATTTCTCCGACGGGATCAACACGATGAACGTCGTGCTGAAGAACGGCGGCACAAGGCGCGAGGGCCTACGCTGGCTCGCGGCCGATGCGCTGGCGCCGGCGGTGGGCGTCGGGCTCACCTTTCTGGTGCATCCGGCGGGACCGGTGTTCGCGACCGTGCTCGCGGTGTTCGCGGGGCTGTTCCTCTATCTGGGCGCCAGCGACCTGGTGCCGGAGAGCCAGCACGCCCATCCGAAATTCCTCACCACGGCGATGACGCTGCTGGGCGCGGCGCTGATCTATGTGGCGAATGCCGTGACGGGGTGA
- a CDS encoding KpsF/GutQ family sugar-phosphate isomerase codes for MASAKIRSIRPAAVKARDIAAARRVLRHATDAITLLGETLNGEFSRAIDAILAVKGRVIVSGMGKSGHVARKIAATLASTGTPALFLHPAEASHGDLGMVTRADALLMLSNSGETAELTDLITYGKRLSIPLIGMANNPDSRLLQASDIQLLLPKAQEACPMGLAPTTSTTMMLALGDALAVALMERRGFSADQYRDFHPAGALGKKLIRVSDIMHKGEELPLIAPRTPMPDVIMTMTSAKFGIAGYAGVVDETGALVGIITDGDLRRHMEPGLFGKSAADVMTVNPKTVAPEILASEALTFMNAKPPKVTYLFVVDPKDAIRRPIGFLSVHDILRAGLT; via the coding sequence ATGGCGTCCGCCAAGATCCGAAGCATCCGTCCGGCTGCCGTGAAAGCGCGCGACATCGCCGCCGCGCGCCGGGTCCTGCGCCACGCCACCGACGCCATCACCCTGCTTGGGGAGACGCTGAACGGCGAGTTCTCCCGCGCCATCGACGCCATCCTCGCGGTCAAGGGCCGCGTGATCGTCAGCGGCATGGGCAAGTCGGGCCATGTCGCGCGCAAGATCGCCGCCACGCTCGCCTCCACCGGCACGCCGGCCCTGTTCCTCCACCCGGCCGAGGCGAGCCATGGCGACCTCGGCATGGTCACGCGCGCCGACGCGCTGCTGATGCTGTCCAATTCCGGCGAGACCGCCGAGCTGACCGATCTCATCACCTACGGCAAGCGGCTCTCCATCCCGCTGATCGGCATGGCGAACAACCCCGATTCGCGCCTGCTTCAGGCCTCCGACATCCAGCTCCTGCTGCCCAAGGCGCAGGAGGCCTGCCCGATGGGCCTGGCGCCGACCACCTCGACCACGATGATGCTGGCGCTCGGCGACGCGCTGGCGGTGGCGCTGATGGAGCGGCGCGGCTTCTCCGCCGACCAGTACCGCGATTTCCATCCCGCCGGCGCGCTCGGCAAGAAGCTGATCCGCGTCAGCGACATCATGCACAAGGGCGAGGAGCTTCCGCTCATCGCGCCGCGGACCCCGATGCCCGACGTCATCATGACGATGACCTCGGCGAAGTTCGGCATCGCCGGCTATGCCGGCGTGGTCGACGAGACCGGCGCCCTGGTCGGCATCATCACCGACGGCGATCTGCGCCGCCACATGGAGCCGGGTCTCTTCGGCAAGAGCGCCGCCGACGTGATGACGGTCAATCCCAAGACGGTGGCGCCGGAAATCCTGGCGTCCGAGGCGCTCACCTTCATGAACGCCAAACCGCCGAAAGTGACCTATCTCTTCGTCGTGGACCCCAAGGATGCGATCCGCCGGCCAATCGGGTTTCTCAGCGTGCACGACATCCTGCGCGCCGGCCTGACGTGA
- the lptC gene encoding LPS export ABC transporter periplasmic protein LptC, giving the protein MAQPLSPPPKQRRFQRDWTARTRDTAMGALRYSRFVVVMKRVLPIAAGLLIAAVIAYSLVPRQSERLSLATENWAIINNDLTMTKPRLTGTDRKGNPFVITADAAVQDPADVRRATLRSVQADMTVDKNRWLNATAAKGLIDMDKGALALSGGIAVFSDDGYEIHTERVDVDLKKGLFHGPVAVNGHGPMGTFRADTFDVDRSTSQIQLHGHVHMTIQPPAHPK; this is encoded by the coding sequence GTGGCACAGCCTTTATCCCCGCCGCCGAAACAGCGCCGCTTCCAGCGCGACTGGACCGCGCGGACCCGCGACACCGCGATGGGCGCGCTGCGCTATTCGCGCTTCGTGGTGGTGATGAAGCGCGTGCTGCCGATCGCCGCCGGCCTCCTGATCGCCGCCGTGATCGCCTATTCGCTGGTGCCGCGCCAGTCGGAGAGGCTGTCGCTGGCGACCGAGAACTGGGCGATCATCAACAACGATCTGACGATGACCAAGCCGCGCCTGACCGGCACCGACCGCAAGGGCAATCCCTTCGTCATCACCGCCGATGCCGCCGTCCAGGACCCCGCCGATGTCCGCCGCGCGACGCTCCGCTCCGTCCAGGCCGACATGACGGTCGACAAGAACCGCTGGCTCAACGCCACGGCGGCCAAGGGCCTCATCGACATGGACAAGGGTGCGCTGGCGCTCAGCGGCGGCATCGCGGTCTTCTCCGACGACGGCTACGAGATCCATACCGAACGCGTCGATGTCGACCTGAAGAAGGGCCTGTTCCACGGCCCCGTCGCGGTGAACGGACACGGCCCGATGGGGACGTTCCGCGCCGACACCTTCGACGTCGATCGCTCGACCAGCCAGATTCAGCTCCACGGGCATGTCCACATGACCATCCAGCCGCCGGCGCACCCCAAGTGA
- a CDS encoding LptA/OstA family protein, which yields MTRALLLCLLFASAPALAGPAPAPAAIRHNSSEPIDVSADNFVAEKVPVKSGPGVINGTYSGNVIVRQGDMRLRADTVRLLIVDGHADRAFANGHIVIDSPNSGTATGDSGVYEVGPRIATLTGHVVLTKEKNVMRGQQLTVNLITGVAKLGGGVAGTHGGRVQGIFTPPPQSGGK from the coding sequence GTGACGCGCGCGCTCCTTCTTTGCCTGCTCTTCGCATCGGCGCCCGCTCTCGCCGGCCCGGCGCCGGCGCCCGCCGCGATCCGGCACAATTCCAGCGAGCCGATCGACGTCTCGGCCGACAATTTCGTCGCCGAAAAGGTGCCGGTGAAATCGGGCCCCGGCGTCATCAACGGCACCTATAGCGGCAACGTCATCGTCCGGCAGGGCGACATGCGGCTGCGCGCCGACACGGTGCGCCTCCTCATCGTCGACGGCCATGCCGACCGGGCCTTCGCCAACGGCCACATCGTCATCGACTCGCCGAACTCCGGAACCGCGACCGGCGATTCCGGCGTCTACGAGGTCGGGCCGCGCATCGCGACCCTGACCGGCCATGTCGTGCTGACCAAGGAGAAGAATGTGATGCGGGGCCAGCAGCTCACCGTCAATCTCATCACCGGCGTCGCGAAACTCGGCGGCGGGGTGGCGGGAACGCATGGCGGCCGCGTTCAGGGAATTTTCACGCCGCCGCCGCAGAGCGGCGGCAAATGA
- the lptB gene encoding LPS export ABC transporter ATP-binding protein, with translation MSISDSPTDLSARPRVIEGGKGLVATRIAKAYNRRPVVRSVSLTLKRGEVVGLLGPNGAGKTTCFYMISGLIAADAGTIEVDGVDVTRLPMYRRARLGIGYLPQEASIFRGLTAEQNIRAAAELIEPEPNRLNAMVEELLAEFGISHVRQTPAIALSGGERRRVEIARALATHPSYILLDEPLAGIDPIAVAEIRALVVHLKDRGIGVLITDHNVRDALDIIDRAYILHDGQVMKEGTPAEIVADRDVRRVYLGERFSL, from the coding sequence ATGAGCATCAGCGACAGCCCGACCGACCTATCCGCCCGCCCTCGCGTGATCGAAGGCGGCAAGGGGCTGGTCGCGACCCGCATCGCCAAGGCCTATAACCGCCGGCCCGTCGTCCGCTCGGTGAGCCTCACCCTCAAGCGCGGCGAAGTGGTGGGCCTGCTCGGCCCCAACGGCGCCGGCAAGACGACCTGCTTCTACATGATCTCGGGCCTGATCGCGGCCGATGCCGGCACCATCGAGGTCGACGGCGTCGACGTCACCCGCCTGCCGATGTACCGCCGCGCCCGTCTCGGCATCGGCTACCTGCCGCAGGAGGCATCGATCTTCCGCGGCCTGACCGCCGAGCAGAACATCCGCGCCGCCGCCGAGCTGATCGAGCCGGAACCCAACCGCCTCAACGCCATGGTCGAGGAATTGCTGGCCGAGTTCGGCATCAGCCATGTCCGCCAGACGCCGGCCATCGCGCTCTCGGGCGGCGAGCGCCGCCGGGTCGAAATCGCCCGCGCCCTCGCGACGCATCCCTCCTACATCTTGCTCGACGAGCCCTTGGCCGGCATCGATCCCATCGCCGTCGCCGAAATCCGCGCCCTCGTCGTCCACCTGAAGGACCGCGGCATCGGCGTCCTCATCACCGATCACAATGTGCGCGACGCGCTCGACATCATCGACCGCGCCTACATCCTGCACGACGGCCAGGTGATGAAGGAGGGCACGCCGGCCGAGATCGTCGCCGACCGCGACGTGCGCCGCGTCTATCTGGGCGAGAGGTTCTCGCTGTGA
- the rpoN gene encoding RNA polymerase factor sigma-54 encodes MAGVGQRLEIRQGQGLVMTPQLQQAIKLLQLSNVELAEYCEQELERNPLLERDDGPSEPEREIVEAGAKSETLDTELAREDFSKVADMDAGHENLYDGDTPQPAATAQSASLTDWTTVKSGNSFDGDEDLLESTLADGGTLKDHLLDQVGIAALPPEKRLICLTLIDSIDEAGYLRADIAELADRLGCDLGAVEEVLRTLQGFDPIGVAARDLAECLALQLKAQNRYDPAIAALLTRLDLVARRDLSALAQLCGVDTDDVADMIGEIRGLTPKPGLAFGSEPVQPVVPDVFVRVGADGGWAIELNSDTLPRLLVNARYFAKVSKGARDKDSKNYLTECLNSANWLVKSLDQRARTILKVSTEIVRQQDGFLTYGVRHLRPLNLRTIADAIGMHESTVSRVTSNKYISTPRGLFELKYFFTASIQSIDGAEAHSAEAVRDRIREMIQNEQPIEILSDDRIVSLLTADGVNIARRTVAKYREAMRIPSSVERRRLKGVQEPQASAFR; translated from the coding sequence ATGGCGGGCGTAGGACAAAGGCTCGAGATAAGGCAGGGCCAGGGCCTTGTCATGACCCCGCAATTGCAGCAGGCGATCAAGCTGCTGCAATTGTCCAATGTCGAGCTCGCGGAATACTGCGAGCAGGAGCTCGAGCGCAATCCGCTGCTCGAACGCGACGACGGCCCGTCCGAGCCGGAACGCGAGATCGTCGAAGCCGGAGCGAAGTCCGAGACCCTCGACACCGAGCTGGCGCGGGAGGATTTCTCCAAGGTCGCCGACATGGATGCCGGCCATGAGAATCTTTACGACGGCGACACGCCGCAGCCCGCCGCGACCGCGCAAAGCGCGTCCCTCACGGATTGGACCACCGTCAAGTCCGGCAACAGCTTCGACGGCGACGAGGACCTGCTGGAATCCACGCTCGCCGACGGCGGCACGCTCAAGGACCATCTGCTCGACCAGGTCGGCATCGCCGCGCTGCCGCCGGAAAAGCGGCTGATCTGCCTCACCCTGATCGATTCGATCGACGAGGCCGGCTATCTGCGCGCCGATATCGCCGAGCTCGCGGACCGGCTGGGCTGCGACCTCGGCGCCGTCGAGGAGGTGCTGCGCACGCTGCAGGGCTTCGATCCCATCGGCGTCGCGGCGCGCGATCTCGCCGAATGCCTGGCGCTCCAGCTCAAGGCGCAGAACCGCTACGACCCCGCCATCGCGGCGCTGCTGACGCGGCTCGACCTCGTCGCCCGCCGCGACCTTTCCGCCCTGGCGCAGCTTTGCGGCGTCGACACCGACGACGTCGCCGACATGATCGGCGAGATCCGCGGCCTGACGCCCAAGCCGGGCCTCGCCTTCGGCAGCGAGCCGGTGCAGCCGGTCGTGCCCGACGTCTTCGTGCGCGTCGGCGCCGACGGCGGCTGGGCGATCGAGCTCAACTCCGACACCCTGCCGCGGCTTCTGGTGAATGCGCGCTACTTCGCGAAGGTCTCGAAGGGCGCGCGCGACAAGGATTCGAAGAACTACCTCACCGAGTGCCTCAACAGCGCCAACTGGCTGGTGAAGAGCCTCGACCAGCGCGCCCGCACCATCCTCAAGGTCTCGACCGAGATCGTGCGCCAGCAGGACGGCTTCCTCACCTATGGCGTGCGGCACCTGCGCCCGTTGAATCTCCGCACCATCGCCGACGCCATCGGCATGCACGAATCCACCGTCAGCCGCGTCACCTCGAACAAGTACATCTCGACGCCGCGCGGGCTGTTCGAGCTCAAATATTTCTTCACCGCCTCGATCCAGTCGATCGACGGCGCCGAGGCGCATTCCGCCGAGGCGGTGCGCGACCGCATCCGCGAGATGATCCAGAACGAGCAGCCGATCGAGATCCTCTCCGACGACCGCATCGTCTCGCTGCTTACCGCCGACGGCGTGAACATCGCGCGCCGCACCGTCGCCAAATACCGCGAGGCCATGCGCATTCCGTCTTCGGTGGAGCGCCGGCGTCTTAAGGGCGTGCAGGAACCTCAGGCCTCCGCGTTCCGTTAG
- a CDS encoding ATP-binding protein — protein sequence MTAAIRTSDQSKVARFRAPAVSKTTDRLLRQQAALAEFGSFAFGEADLQKILTQAVRICAASLDVPFAKVCRYRVEENDLLVVAGCGWQAGVVGHVVSAADVTSTQGRAFVGGEPVILKDIAKSTGYELPPFYAEHGIVATVDVLIKGRGGAWGVLEVDSTAARKFDRYDIVFLTGFANVLAEAAATAEQIVNLRAVVQQTQSLLAQKERLLTERRESERMLRDLQAELLRVARLNMMGQMTAAIAHELNQPLSAIGNYLAAAKRTLKSAEPDAMAGLPAIVGKAADQTKRAGDIIKNLREFVEKRESAHSSEDIAVIVRRSLALATYGALDEKVDVTLNLDETLPPVAIDAVQVQQVLTNLICNSVEAMRPLDRRNLLIVTERGEAGFANVTVQDTGPGLPTDVREHLFEPFVTTKDSGMGLGLNICEVLIKANGGHLSLVEGLSEGTGFRFSLPFAKAA from the coding sequence GTGACCGCTGCGATACGGACCTCGGATCAATCGAAGGTTGCAAGGTTCCGCGCGCCCGCCGTCAGCAAGACGACGGACAGGCTGCTGCGGCAGCAGGCGGCGCTGGCCGAGTTCGGCAGCTTCGCGTTCGGCGAAGCCGACCTGCAGAAGATATTGACCCAGGCGGTGCGCATCTGCGCCGCCAGCCTGGACGTCCCGTTCGCGAAAGTCTGCCGCTACCGCGTGGAGGAAAACGATCTTCTCGTCGTGGCGGGCTGCGGCTGGCAGGCGGGCGTGGTCGGCCATGTCGTCTCGGCAGCCGATGTGACTTCGACACAGGGCCGCGCCTTCGTCGGCGGCGAACCGGTGATCCTCAAGGACATCGCGAAAAGCACGGGCTACGAGCTTCCGCCGTTCTACGCGGAACACGGCATCGTCGCGACGGTCGATGTCCTGATCAAGGGCAGGGGCGGAGCCTGGGGCGTGCTGGAAGTCGACAGCACGGCGGCGCGCAAATTCGACCGCTACGACATCGTGTTCCTAACCGGCTTCGCGAACGTCCTCGCCGAGGCCGCCGCCACCGCCGAGCAGATCGTGAACCTGCGGGCCGTGGTCCAGCAGACCCAATCGCTTCTCGCGCAGAAAGAAAGGCTGCTCACCGAGCGCCGCGAGTCCGAGCGCATGTTGCGCGATCTGCAGGCTGAGCTGCTGCGGGTCGCCCGGCTGAACATGATGGGCCAGATGACGGCGGCCATCGCGCACGAGCTCAACCAGCCCCTGTCGGCCATCGGAAACTATCTGGCGGCCGCGAAGCGCACGCTCAAATCCGCCGAGCCTGACGCGATGGCCGGCCTGCCGGCGATCGTCGGCAAGGCGGCGGACCAGACCAAGCGCGCCGGCGACATCATCAAGAACCTGCGCGAATTCGTGGAGAAGCGCGAGAGCGCCCATTCGTCGGAAGACATCGCCGTCATCGTGCGGCGCTCCCTGGCGCTGGCGACCTATGGCGCGCTCGACGAAAAGGTCGACGTGACGCTGAACCTCGACGAGACGCTGCCGCCGGTGGCGATCGACGCGGTGCAGGTTCAGCAGGTTCTCACCAATCTCATCTGCAACAGCGTCGAGGCCATGCGCCCGCTCGACAGGCGCAACCTTCTGATCGTCACCGAACGCGGCGAAGCGGGTTTCGCGAACGTGACGGTGCAGGACACCGGACCAGGACTCCCCACCGATGTCCGCGAGCATCTGTTCGAGCCCTTCGTCACGACGAAAGACAGCGGCATGGGCCTGGGGCTCAACATCTGCGAGGTCCTGATCAAGGCGAATGGCGGGCACCTGTCGCTGGTCGAAGGCCTCTCCGAAGGCACCGGATTCCGCTTCAGCCTGCCCTTCGCGAAGGCCGCTTGA
- the raiA gene encoding ribosome-associated translation inhibitor RaiA, with protein MRVRVSGKQVQIGETLPAGVRARLEETVAKHFDGGADANVVFSHNGPFYRVDCTLHLDSKTIIKSEGEGADAHRAFDKAFLHIEAQLRRYKRKLKNHHPKARARASAEA; from the coding sequence ATGCGGGTACGGGTTTCAGGCAAACAGGTCCAGATCGGCGAGACGCTTCCGGCCGGAGTCCGGGCGCGTCTCGAAGAAACGGTGGCCAAGCATTTCGACGGCGGCGCGGACGCCAATGTCGTGTTCTCTCACAACGGTCCGTTCTATCGGGTCGACTGCACGCTGCATCTGGATTCCAAGACGATCATAAAATCGGAAGGCGAGGGGGCGGACGCACACCGGGCGTTCGATAAAGCCTTTCTTCATATCGAGGCCCAGCTTCGCCGTTACAAGCGCAAGCTGAAGAACCATCACCCCAAGGCCCGTGCGCGCGCCAGCGCCGAGGCCTGA
- the ptsN gene encoding PTS IIA-like nitrogen regulatory protein PtsN, producing the protein MKISDLLQPSGVVATLKVHGKKQLLQELAARAATLVRQPERKIFETLMERERLGTTGVGQGIAIPHGRLADLKDIVGVFARLESPIDYDAVDNQPVDLVFMLLAPEGAGADHLKALARVSRLLRNQQATEKLRAAKTAEALYAILTEPTGTAGAQAA; encoded by the coding sequence ATGAAGATCTCCGATTTGCTCCAGCCCTCCGGTGTGGTCGCCACGCTCAAGGTGCACGGCAAGAAGCAGCTCCTGCAGGAACTCGCCGCGCGCGCCGCCACGCTGGTGCGCCAGCCCGAGCGCAAGATCTTCGAGACGCTGATGGAGCGCGAGCGCCTCGGCACCACCGGCGTGGGGCAGGGCATCGCGATCCCGCACGGCCGCCTCGCCGACCTCAAGGACATCGTCGGCGTCTTTGCGCGGCTGGAATCTCCGATCGACTACGACGCGGTGGACAACCAGCCGGTCGATCTCGTCTTCATGCTGCTGGCGCCCGAAGGCGCCGGCGCCGATCACCTGAAAGCGCTGGCCCGCGTCTCGCGTCTCTTGCGCAACCAGCAGGCCACCGAGAAGCTGCGCGCTGCCAAGACCGCCGAAGCGCTCTACGCCATCCTCACCGAGCCGACCGGCACCGCGGGCGCCCAGGCGGCCTGA
- a CDS encoding DUF305 domain-containing protein produces MQALVLVFLVVSAPLVLAADTVSAEAPFLAQNDAAMARMMNAMAVKPTGDVDRDFVAMMVPHHQGAIDMALAVLRYGRNERLRRLAQEIIVTQQQEIAAMRLAVGEPLPPSIPSPTAAAMPPDMKMK; encoded by the coding sequence ATGCAGGCGCTCGTCTTGGTTTTTCTTGTCGTTTCCGCGCCGCTGGTGCTCGCTGCCGACACGGTGTCTGCCGAGGCACCTTTCCTGGCGCAGAACGACGCCGCGATGGCGCGCATGATGAACGCGATGGCGGTCAAGCCGACCGGCGACGTCGACCGCGATTTCGTCGCGATGATGGTGCCGCATCACCAGGGCGCCATCGACATGGCGCTGGCGGTTCTGCGCTACGGCCGCAATGAGCGGCTGCGGCGCCTGGCGCAGGAGATCATCGTGACGCAGCAGCAGGAGATCGCGGCGATGCGGCTTGCCGTGGGCGAGCCGCTGCCGCCGTCGATCCCGTCGCCGACCGCCGCGGCGATGCCTCCCGACATGAAGATGAAATAG